TCTCGAACCGTTCGAACCGAATCCGCGAGGTCGGCGGCGGCGATGTCGGTAACGCTCATTCGCTGGTTCCTCCGTGGCCGACTTCCTTCGGCGTTTCGGCGGCGGCAGCAAGCGATTCGGTCGCCGCTTGTGGATCGAGAGCCGCCGTGATCTCGCTGATTACGGCCACGCCGGCCGCGCCCGCCTCGAGGACGGGTCCGGCGTTGTCGGCCGTGATACCGCCGATGCCGACGATCGGAATCGAGACCGCCTCGGCGATGTCGGCGATCCGGTCCGGACCGATGCCGTCCGTGTCCTCGTCCACATCCTTCGAAGAGGTCCCGTAGACCGCCCCGACACCGAGATAGTCCGCGCCCTCGGCTTCCGCCTCACGGGCCTCGGCGACCGTCGACGTCGAACAGCCGACGATCGCGTCCGACCCGAGCAGGTCGCGAGCGACCGCGACCGGCAGGTCCGACTGACCGACGTGGACGCCGTCGGCATCGATTGCCTGTGCGATATCGATGCGGTCGTTGACGATCAGATCGACGCCAGCCTCGGCCGTCAGCTCTCGCAACTCGAGGCCGAGTCCGTACCGCGAGCGGGCGCTCGCGTCCTTTTCGCGCAGTTGCACGGCATCGACACCGCCATCGATCGCCGCGCGGACGGTCTCGGGCGTCGACCGGTCGGCCGACAGCGACGCCTGCGTGACGAGGTAGGTCCGCCAGTTCGAGGGATTCATGTGTGGTACCAATCAGTAGTTCCACTAAGCGGCTTCGATTGACAGGACGGCGGAACCCATCTCTTCGGCTCGCTGGTGAATAGAACACGCGACGTTTTCGACCCTCTACGCGAGGGAGCAACTATGGCGTTCAACCCTGGCTGCGTCACGACGGTTACCGTCGACTCCGACAGCACGCTCGTCGATGGCGATGCGACCGCAGCCGTGCTCACCGACCACGCGGACGTCAACAACCCCGCGCTGGCGGATCGACTGAGCTGGTGTTCGGTCATGACAGGTCCAGCGAATCCACACCCGTTCGGACCAGAGACTCCCAGTCCTCGTCCTCGCGTACGGCCGGGAACGGGCGCGGACGCTCGGGCGTCTCCGATTTCTCGGCGAGGGGCCGTCGCCACCAGGCCACGTCCTGCCACTCGTCTTGCGTGTAGCCGATCGCCGGAAAGTCGACTAGCCGTTCGAACCCCATCCGCTCGTGAAACCGCTCGGTTTCGGGGTTGGGGACCGTCGTTACGGCATATGCGTCGCGGATCCCTTGCCGCTCGAGAACGGCGAATAGCGACTCGTAGAGCGCCTGTCCCACTCCCACCCGGCGAGCCGAGTCGGCGACGTAGACCGAGAGTTCGACGACCCACTCGTAGGCTCGGCGCTTGCGCAGCGGCCCCGCGTAGGCGTAGCCGACAACCTCGCCGTCGCCGGGCTGCGTCCGGCTGCTCGCGGAGTCTTGGAAGCTTTCGTCTTCTACTGGTCGAGAACTCGCCGAGTTCCCTCGACTTTGCTCCGCGTTGTCGACCTCGCAGACGAGCCACGGATGGTGCTCGAGGGTCGACTCGATCCGGTCGACCAGCTCGGCCTCAGCGGGGACAGTTTCCTCGAAGGTGACCGCCGTCGACTCGCAGAAGGGCGCGTAGATGTCGCGAACGGCGGCCGCGTCCACCGGAGTCGCGACCCGAATTCGAGCGTCGGTTTCCATGGTCTCGGTTACCGGGCGCTCGAAATAAGTCCGCTGAAGGTGACTCGAGTTGGCCGTTGCCACCCACAATCCACACACGGTGTGGTTCGACCACCGATCGCGAACTCGAACCGAGACGCGCGGCTAGGAGATGGAGATTGCCTCGAGAAGGGACCGTTCTTCCGTCGTATCTTTACCTTGTGACCAGAACTACTTAAACGGCGACCGATGATCCGCTGGCGAATGGGGCGACTCGAGTCGGATCACTGAACGCTCTCATCGGCGTCCGTATACGTACGAAGCAGTTCGAAACCGAGGCGAGATATGGCGATCACCCTCGAACCCGTGGCTGCCGGCGAAACTGTGGGCGCAAACGATTTAGGGGAGTTGAGAGTTAGCATATAGCACGGGAGACCAATGTCCATCGAGAACGAACCGTTCCGAGAGATTCCCACGTGTTCACGGTGTGACATCGAGATGGAGCATCGAGGGAGCGGCGTCGAGAAAACCGTCCCGCTCATCGGAAGTGAGGTTGAGTACCAACAGTTCGGCTGTCCGGAGTGTGGACAGGGAGCTCGGTTCGAACGGCGGGAGCAGGACGAGGACTGGTCGCGCGCCGGTGTCTGAAGAACGGGGACCACGTGGCCGCAGACCACTCCACAGTGGTGATCAGGCCGGTCTCAACGCCGACAGTTGCGACCACGTGAAGACGCCCCCAGCCGTGCGTCTCGGTTCGAGTTCACGAACATCCGTAGCCGTGAGACGCACATCTGTAGTTGCAATAAACGAGTACAGGCGCGTGCTGAACGGAGGGTCGCCCCAATCATTTACCGAGATTTCCAGCCGCAGTTCGCTCTAATCGCAAGCCCCATATCAGGAGTAGGGAGTATCACGCTGCGAATGCAGCACGCAATCGTCGCCCGGCAGCTAGCTCTCTCGAGTCGCCCGACTCACCGCGAGGTCGAACACTGACTGATGGCAGACCTTGTCAGTATTTTCGGCTCTGCGGTCGGCCCGATCATCGCCATTGCGGGAGTTGGCTACGTGCTGGCGACCGTCAAGGAAATCGATCCGGAGCCGTTGAACACGGCCGTCGTCTACGTGCTGGCACCCGCACTGGTCTTCCACAGCCTCGCCGTCACGAAACTCGAGGCGGCGACGCTCTTGCGGGTGACGGTCGGCATCGCTATCTTCACTGCAGTGATGTGGGGGATCGCTGAACTCGCTGGCCGCGCCGTCGGCGAACGCGAACCTGCCCTGAGCGCGCTGATACTGGTCGCGATCTTCTGTAACTCGGGGAACCTCGGCATTCCCGTCTCCGACTTCGCGTTCGGCGAGGTTGGCCGCCAGACAGCCGTCCTCTTCCTCTCAGTCCAGTCCGTGCTGATGTACACCATCGGCGTCTACGTCGCCTCCAGAAGCAGCGGCTCCGCCGGCCTCGAGGGCGTCCGCCGGGTGTTCTACATCCCGTTGGCCTACGCCGTCATCGCGGCGCTGCTCGCACGGGCGCTGGACCTCGTCCCGCCCGCGGATGCGGCAGCGATGGAGACACTCCAGCTCGTCGGTGACGCCTCGATCCCGCTCATGCTGCTCATCCTCGGGGTCCAGCTCGCACGAGCTGACACCGCCTCGGCAGTTTCGCGCGCCTGGCCCGCGACGGCGCTCAAGATGGGCCTCGCCCCCGTCGTCGGCCTCGGGGTTGCACTCCTCGTCGGCTTCGAGAATCCCACTGTTGCGCGCGTGTTCGTCCTCGAGACCGCGATGCCGGCCGCCGTGACGCCGCTAATCCTCGTCATCGAGTTCGCCGGCAGCGCCCGGACGGAAGGAGTACTCGTCTCCGAGTACGTCTCGACCTGCGTGTTCCTGACGACGCTGCTCGCGATACCAGTGTTGACCGCCCTGATCGCAGTCTTGCAGTCCGGCGTCGTGATCTGAGCGGTGGCTGCAACCACTTGTCATCAGCGCAAACGGGAAATCGTCCGCCCGTTCGTTCGGATGGTACCGCAGCACACGTCGATCGAGACGTCAAAATTGGGGGTGAGACCACACTCGCGGGATCGCCGTACACGAAGTGCCGAACGTGACGGGGATTCTGGGAGCTCATTCACACAGATGGTCCCGCGAGTGTGGTCGTTGTTACCACATTCCGACATAAATAACTGCCCTGAAACATAATCGAACAGACTAATCGAGAACCGTGATGCGAGCCCTACCTATCTGCGACGACAGGCAAAACCACTGCAGTTCACTCCCCGTTCACTGGCTGACATGGTCGATACTCGTTGAGGAATGGCCGACGTCCGAAACTATAGTAGCCGCTGAAAGTCACTGCACACCTGATCGAATGACAGCTGTGCGATCAGTGTGTGACTCGTTTCAGTGGCTACTATAACGGAGAACAAACGCGGCAACGGAACGCGGCGGCGTCGAGAGTGACTCCGATCAGTGACCCTGGTCGTGGGGGTTCAGCGCGGTGCCGTAGTTCTCGGCGTGGTCGGTGTACTCGATGAACCGCGGCGCATCGGGGTCGAAGGGACGATCGAGGCTCTCGAATGCCTTCTTCTTGTCCCAGCCCTGAAGCTTGCCGACTGCGGACTTGTCCTCGAGATCGTGGTAGTCGAGGTTCGGCTCGGTCATCTCCCAGGCTTTCATCCCCTGGTCGGTCCGGATGATGACGCTCGAGTACTCGTCGCTCGAGCCGACGGAGCCGACGGTGATGTCCGAACAGAAGCCCGTGAAGTCGGCACACTCGTCACAGCCCTTGAGCGCGGCGTCGTGGAAGTTCTCGATGTCCTCCTCGACGATCATCTCTCCCTCGTGGTCGTAGACCATCATCTTGCCGTTGAGAACGTCCATCTTACCGATCTCCGACGGCGAGATGCCGCGTTGCTCCTCTAACTGCTCGCCCATGAGGCTGTGGTAGTTAAAGTTCTTCGTACACATCAGCGCGATCGTATAGTCGACCGCGCGGATGCCCTCGTTCTGGGCCTGATAGTCCCACTCGAAGTCCTGTAGGGCGCGGATGCCCTCGATCTCACACGGCGTCCCGACAATCGCGATACTGAGCTCGTCCCAGGACTTGTCGGGGAGCTTGTGCTCCCACTGTTCGAGGTCGAGGTTGCCAAGCGCCATCGTCTGGTTGTAGACGGTGCCGGCATTTGCGACGAGCTCCTCGGTCGTCGTTGCGAGGTAGCTCTCGGCCTTCCACTCTTGTTCTTCGCTCTCCGTTGCGACGAGCGCGCCGTCGATTTCGCCCTCCTCGAGCAGCGTCGAGAGGACGCCGGTGACGACGCCGCCGTCTTGGGCCTCGTCGGTCCAGTCGTCCTCGACCTTCGCGGAGAACTCCGTGATCGGGTCGCCTGCGCCCTTGACGTTGTCGTCGCCGCCGGTGATCTTCCACTGGCGCTCGTAGCGCATGCCGCCGCGGGGACAGAAGTCCCAACACAGCGAACAGCCCGTACACATCTTGACGAGTTCCGGCTCCCCGTCGTCGCCGATCCCGATCGAATCCGATGGGCAGGCAGCCACACAGGTCCCACACTGGATACAGCGGTCCTCGTCGATGACGGCCTCGTCCAGTTCCATGAACCAGGTCTTCTCATCCGGCGTCTCGATATCGTTCATCTGCGACCGGATCGAGTACTCCGGCGTGTCCAGATCGACGCCATCCGGAATCCCGACGCGCGTGTCGGGTGAGTCGTCGTAGACGTCCTGACTGACGTCCTCGGCGGGCTCGGTGAACTCGAGGTCACCGAGTTCGCCCATCTCGTCGACGTTGGCGACGCCGGCTCCATCGGTGGCGACGGGCTGATCCGCCGTCGTTTCGTCCTGCGTCTTCTCGCCGCAGGTACAGGTGTTCGGCGAGCAACTATCGCCGCTCGCGTCGTCGGCACCATTGCCACCGTCAGTACGAATTGCGCCCTCTCGAGCGTGGTCCGTATTCTCTCGAGAGCGGGATGCGCCGCTGTCGGCGTTGGGGACGATGACGGCATCGTCATCGTCGTCCGATTCGGGGACATGTGGGAATCGGCGCTCGGTGTCCTCGCCGTTAGTCCCCATGGGCAACACCTCGTGCAACCGGTGCGTCTGCCCCTTGCATGATCTGGCGGAGCCGCTCGTTGTCGATACCGCGACACCACTCGTAGAACTTCTCGCCGTCGGCTCGATCCGCGGAATAGGCGTCGAACAGCTGCTCTAAGGCCGGTATCACGGAATCGGCGGGCACAGCGCTCTCGACCCAATCGAGGAACTCGTTGTCGGCACCCAGCGAGCCGCCGAGACCGAAGTCCATCCCTTCGACGATGTTGTCGCCCTCGGCGTTGGTACTGTTCTCGTCCTCGAGTTTGACGGTCTCGCCGCGGAAGCCGATGTCGGCGATCTGGGGCTGGGCACAGGAGGCCGAGCAGCCGGACATATGCATCCGGATAGCCTCGATGTCGTCGGGCACGTCGATGCGGTCGTCGAGTTGGCGGGCCCAGCGCTTGGTGCGCTTCTTGGTTTCGATGATCGCGTAGTTACAGAACTCGTTGCCCGTACAGCCGACCGCGCCGCGGGAGAACGGACCCGGATCGGGGCTGTACTCCTGAGCGAACGGCTCCGCGAGGAGGTCATCGACGTTCTCCTCGGGGATATGGGTGATGAGGAAGTTCTGGTCGGTTGCGAGGCGCACGGAGGCGTCCTCGGTCCCGTACTTCTCGGCGGCGCGGGCGGCCGCGGCGAACTCGTCACCGCCCATGCGGCCGGCGATGACGTTGAAGCCGACGTAGTTGAGCCCGTCCTGCTTCTGATTGTGAACGCCGACGTGGTCGCCCTGGTAGCCGACAGTCAGGTTCTCGCCGCCGGTGGGCAGGTCGAGGGTACAGCGGTCGCGGACGGCCTCCTCGAACTTCTCGGGGCCCATCTGCTCGACGAGATACCGCATGCGGCAGACACCGCGGTTGTTGCGGTCACCCAGTTCCTTGAACGTCTGGGCGACGGCACGGCAGAACTCGACGGTGTCTTCGGGATTGATGAAGACGTCGAGCTCCGAACCCATCCGCGGGCCGTCGGAGAGACCGCCGCCGACGCGAGCGTGGAACCCGTAGAGATATTCGCCATCGATCTCCTTCTTCGCGGGGACGAGACCGACGTCGTTGATCTGGGACTGTGCGCAGTCGTGGGCACAGCCGGTGATCGTGATCTTAAACTTCCGCGGGAGGTTGGCGTACTCGCGGTTCTCGGTAAAGAAGTCCGAGACGGCCTCGATAACCGGTTGTGCGTTGAAACACTCGTGGTCGTCGAGTCCGGCCGCGGGGCAGCCGAGGACGTTCCGGGCGGAGTCACCGCAGCCCTGAACAGTCGTTAGGCCGACCTCGTCGTAGCGCTCCCACATCTCGGGCACGTCTTCGACGCGGATCCAGTGTTTCTGGATGTCCTGTCGAGTCGTGATATCGAGGTAGGCGTCGCCCCAAAGTTCGTTCTGTTCCTCGCCGCCGTACTCCTCGGGGGCGACTGCGAGGTCGTCGGTGACCTCGCCGATCACTTCGGCCTGCTCGGGCGTGAGTTTCCCGCCCGGGACTTTGGTCCGGATCATGAAGTAGCCCTCCTGCTTCTGGGCGTACATGCCGGCCCACTTCAGTCGCTCCCACTCGCCGCCGCCGGCGCGTGCTTCAATCTCGTCGAAGGAGAGGTCCTCCTCGGCGTAGTCGTAGACATCGTCGACGACGTCGAGGGGGTGTTTCTCCTGTTTGTGTTGTTCGACTGTATTCACGCGAACCACCTCGTCGTTCGTGCGAAAGCAGAAGTACCTATGCTTTCGGTATCCCGAGTATTCGTTCGAAGGACCATTGTTTAGCGGGTAATACCACCCCACACCTATACACCCCCGTAACTCGGCGAATCATGACGTGGATCGTTTTCACCGGTAAGTATTGCCCCTCGGCCAGCAACTGGCGACAGTATCAGCCCGAAACCGGCGACAGCACGCCGAAACGCGCCACCCGGCGTCGATAGCTGCGGCGACCGCGTCGGTGATAGCGGCAATCGTCCCCGGTACCGTGTAACCGCCAGAACGCGTCACGATCCTAACCGATCGACGGGGGATCGACGGGGAGTCCACAGCGGACGCGGCCATCCTCGAGCACACCTCGACCGATGACGATTTACGACCGGTCAGTCGAAGCAGGCAACGAGCGTTCCCTGCGTCCGCGGATCGGGATCGAACGTCAACTCCTCGGCGACGCCGTCGTACTGCGCTCGGAGAAAGAACCGGGCGTCGCGATAGTAGACGACACGGACGTCCCACTCGGTGCGGTGGTTCGTGGTCGACTGGCGTGTCCCCTCGTCACGTTGTAGCGGATCGCCACCAGGACGGCATCCCCGTCTGCGGTCGAGTCGATCGGTACCGTCCGATACGCCGTCCGGTGAAGGTCGAAGACCCGTGCCATGGACCCGTACTGGACGAGAAACGCGTTCCGTTGATATGCCCGCTCGAACTCGGTGACGTATCGGCTTGCACCGTACATCGCCGGCGATCGTGAGCCGTCCGCCGGACTGTGATCCTCGCTGGCGTTTGCCTCCGACGGCAGCGTTGGATACTCCAGCGGCTCGAGCGCCGCCTCGTCGTCCGACGAGTCGGGCTCAGGACGGTCGACATCGCTGCAGTCGTACCGATCCGCGGGAACGGTTCCGGACTCGAGTGACGCCCCAGTCGCGCGACTCGAGTTGTACTCGAACCCGCCCGTTGCGAGCGCTGCAGTCGCTGCTATCGACGCGAGAACCGTTCGTCGAGAGCGAGGGGGGGTCATACAGTAACATCTCAGACGAACAATAAGTGTCTTCTGAAATAGCGGACCGATGACGTGATGACGGTCGCGCAACGGAGCGCTTATTCGTCGTCGGCCAGCAGCCGGTCGACCATCTCGTCGGGATCAAACCGCTCTAAGTCGTCGTACCCCTGTCCGACACCGAGGAACAGGATCGGCTTTCCAGTGACGTGGGCGACCGAGATCGCCGCACCGCCGTTGGAGTCGGCGTCGGCTTTCGTCAGAATGGCTCCGTCAATCTCGGCGGCCTCGTTGAACTCGCGGCCGCGATTGACCGCATCCTGGCCGGCGACGGCTTCGTCGACGAACAGCGTCATGTCGGGATCGACGACGCGACCGATCTTTTCGAGTTGGTCCATCAGCCCCTCGTCAGTGTGGAGTCGTCCCGCCGTATCGCCTAGTACGACGTCGATGTCGTTAGCCTCGGCGTACTCGACGGCGTCGTACAGCACCGCCGCGGGATCGCCGCCCTGCTCGTGGCTGATACACTTCGTATCTAGGGCGTCGGCGTGCTCCTGAATCTGCTCGTTGGCTCCGGCGCGGTAGGTATCGCCGTTGGCCATCACCGATGAGTACCCTCGTTCCTCGAAGTAGCGGCTCATCTTAGCGATCGAGGTGGTCTTCCCGACGCCGTTGACGCCGGTGAAGATGATGGTGACCGGCTTGTCCTCGACGGCGATGCGCTCGTCGAAGTCAAACTGCCCGACGCTGATCACGTCGTAGATCGCATTGTACAGTGCCTCCTCGACGACCTCGCCGGTCGAGGTCGTGAAGGTCCGCGTCTCGCCGACCAGTTCGTCGCGGATATTGTCGAGGATTTCCTCGGCGACGCCCATCTCGACGTCGCTCGAGAGCAGCGCCATCTCGAGTTCGTGGAGCGGCCCCTCGAGGTCTTCCTCTTCGATGACGAACTTCCCCTTGACGAGGGACTTGGCCTTGGAACCGAAGCCGGTTCCGCCGTTATCGGTAGTCTCGGCTTCCTCGTCTTCTTCGACGGCTGGTTCTTCGTCGACTGCCGCTGCATCGGCCGACTCTTCGCCGATGACTGCCGAATCGGCTGGCTCCTCGTCGACGGTCGCTGTATCGGCCGACTCCCCAGCAGGAGTCGCTTCGTCGGCCGGTTTGTCGTCGGGGGCCGTCTCATCTGATTCCGGTTCGGAGTCGTCGGACGATCCCGTAATGAGTGACCTGGCCCTGGCACCGAACCCGGTCCGCTCGCCGTCATCGGCGTCATCTTCCTCGTCGTCGTCGGCTTCTTCCTCGTCTTCGGCGGCTTCTTCGCCCTCGTCGATGGCCGCTGTATCGGCCGGCTCCTCGTCGGGAACCGGTTCGTCAGAGACTGAATCAGAGTCGTCGGACTCGAGGGAAGCAGAGTCGTTGGACTCGAGGAAATCGGGGTCGGAATCGGTCGCCGGCTCTTGGCCGGCGGACTCGGCCGCGTCTGCAGTGGCGGACTCGGTCGTTTCCCCCGGCTCCGATCTCGCGTCCGGCGCTCCTTTTGTGTCCGGCTCCACCGCAGCAGACGCTGGGGCTGCCGTCTCAGCCGTCTCGGCGTCCGCCGTTTCGGGGGTAGTATCGGTGGCTTCCGCGTCCGTCGACTCCGCCGGCGCTGCGTCCTGGTCGACCGCCTCGAGATCCTCTTCGTCGACCTCCTCGACGTTCTCTTCGGCGGCCTCTTCGGCGTCTTTCCGGAAGCTACCGAGCTTGTCCTTCAGGTTGTCGAACATGGGTATCGATAGGAGTCCCTACGCCGAGTTATTCGTCGGGCTGACCCTGGCCCATTCCCTCCATCCCCTGTCCCTGCATCTGCTGTTGCATCGCCTGCTGTTGGAGCTGCTGGGCCTGCTGTTCGAGTTCGTCGCTTTCGGTCTCGAGTTCGGCGATCTCCTCGTTGAGATCGTCGATCTGGTCGTCGAGGTGCTCTTTCTTGTTCTCGAGAGCGTCGACGGCGTCGCCCTCCTCGAACTCTGCGGCGTAGTCGGCACCGAGGTCGACGATGACTTCGTCGATGTCCTCGATGGTCGTTCGAAGATACGCACCGCCGCCGAGGGGCATCTGCACGGTCGAGTCCGTCTCGAGCGTGTCGAGGGCCTCGATTGCCTCGTCGGCCTCGGTCTTCTCCTGCTGGACGGCCTCGACGTTCGTCCGAAGGGACTCGATCTGTTCTTCGATCTCCTGAAGCTCCTGGGATAGCTGCTGTAGTTGCTGTTGGCTCATTATTGGGATACCTCCTCAAGTTCGATTTCGCTACGTTTCAGCCCGTGCTGGCTTCCGAGCTGGGTGTAGGTGTGTTCGCGAGCGACGTTCTCGTTCTCGGCGTCGATGGTCGTCTCGAACTCCGCGAAGCCGTCGCGGCTCTTGAACCGACCACTGACCGTAAATTGACTCATACCCATTCCTCCGGCAGGCAGTCGGAAGAATCTTCCCTTCCCATTCGAGCGGCCACATCGGTCACGAGAGGTCGGGAGGCGCGTCTCGACCGACGATCTCCCGACGAGCGGAGGGTCAACGATTTTACCGCACGGGACCGAATCCGCGATCATGAGCGAACGCGATCCTAGCGAGCTACTGCCCAGTGAGCGGATGCAGACTCAGGCCCTCGAGGGCGAGGTCACCCAGATCCACCGCGGCCATCAGTACGCCGACGAAGGGGACACGTTCACGATCGACGGGACGACCTTCGAAGTGACCGACGTCCGCGAGCGGACGCTCGGAGAGCTGACCGACGAGGACGCACGAGCCGAAGGGATGGACGACCTCGAGGGGTATCGACGCATGCTCGAGCGCGCCCACGAGAATTTCGAGTGGGACGACGACAGCGACGTCGTGTTACATCGGTTCGAGCGTCAGTGAGGCCCGGTCGAACCCTCAGTCCTCGAGCTTCGGGAGTTGCTGCTGCCCGTCGCGCGCAACCGGAGCGACCGAAGCGGATGAGCGAGAACGCGAGGCCGAGATTGCCCACGGCGAGCGATACGCCGCGAGCAAGTACCAGATGATTCCGGCGCAAGAAGACCAATCGCAGCGAGTGATAGTCCCATCGTGGCGAACGTGGCCGCGTAGATGGCACCCAACACCATTTTGGGAACGCTCGTCACGAGGGGATTCACGCGTTTCGTCCCGGAATAGGGGTGCGAGAAAGACGACTGAGAGCAAATCGCCAGTAATGAAGACCACACCTTGTCAGACCATATATAGGGTACTCGGTATCGAGTAAATGGATATATCGGACAGAGAGTGTCTCAGAAAGGGTTTCACGCAGTCTGGGGTGAGCGAACGGCGTCGGTCGCAGTCGCTCGAGGAGAAGATGGGGTGCGCAGAGAACCGAAATTGGGTCTCGGATCGGCCGCGTCAGTCGAGATAGCCGAGCGCGTCCTCGATCCGGCCCAGTTCGGGCCCGGTCGTATCCTTGCCGACGACGTAGCCGGCCTCGTTAGCGATCAGACCGGAGCCGACTAGCGGCGCGCCGTAGTTGACCGTGCCGACGTCGGCACGGACGTCCAGGGCGTCCTCAAGGATATCGAGCTCCTCGTCGGTCGCCTTGGGGTGACAGAGCACGCCGGTGTTGGTCGCCACTGCGGCAGTGCCGACCGTCCGGACGCCCGCAAGATCGCCGCGTTCGACGGGGACCTCGAGCGTGTCTTTGACGATCTGGATCGCCTCGCGGGGCAGGTCCGGATGGACATAGGCCCCGTAATCGTTCGCGAGCACGACATTGCCGGCAGCGTTAATACTGCCCGGCAGTTCGGCGACGGGCACGTCGACTTCCTCCTCGAGGAGCTCGCGTTCGTACTCCAGGACGCGAGCGCTGACGAGCAGGCCGTTTTCGTTACCGGTCGCTAGCGCACCGACCGTTGAGGAGCCGCCGACGGTCGTCTGGATGACGGGCACCTCGAGTTCGTCTGTCAGGTCAGCAGCAACGTCGTCGTCGACGTCGTGGCGA
This genomic stretch from Natrinema sp. SYSU A 869 harbors:
- the thiE gene encoding thiamine phosphate synthase, with the protein product MNPSNWRTYLVTQASLSADRSTPETVRAAIDGGVDAVQLREKDASARSRYGLGLELRELTAEAGVDLIVNDRIDIAQAIDADGVHVGQSDLPVAVARDLLGSDAIVGCSTSTVAEAREAEAEGADYLGVGAVYGTSSKDVDEDTDGIGPDRIADIAEAVSIPIVGIGGITADNAGPVLEAGAAGVAVISEITAALDPQAATESLAAAAETPKEVGHGGTSE
- a CDS encoding GNAT family N-acetyltransferase, which codes for METDARIRVATPVDAAAVRDIYAPFCESTAVTFEETVPAEAELVDRIESTLEHHPWLVCEVDNAEQSRGNSASSRPVEDESFQDSASSRTQPGDGEVVGYAYAGPLRKRRAYEWVVELSVYVADSARRVGVGQALYESLFAVLERQGIRDAYAVTTVPNPETERFHERMGFERLVDFPAIGYTQDEWQDVAWWRRPLAEKSETPERPRPFPAVREDEDWESLVRTGVDSLDLS
- a CDS encoding AEC family transporter, which codes for MADLVSIFGSAVGPIIAIAGVGYVLATVKEIDPEPLNTAVVYVLAPALVFHSLAVTKLEAATLLRVTVGIAIFTAVMWGIAELAGRAVGEREPALSALILVAIFCNSGNLGIPVSDFAFGEVGRQTAVLFLSVQSVLMYTIGVYVASRSSGSAGLEGVRRVFYIPLAYAVIAALLARALDLVPPADAAAMETLQLVGDASIPLMLLILGVQLARADTASAVSRAWPATALKMGLAPVVGLGVALLVGFENPTVARVFVLETAMPAAVTPLILVIEFAGSARTEGVLVSEYVSTCVFLTTLLAIPVLTALIAVLQSGVVI
- a CDS encoding Coenzyme F420 hydrogenase/dehydrogenase, beta subunit C-terminal domain encodes the protein MGTNGEDTERRFPHVPESDDDDDAVIVPNADSGASRSRENTDHAREGAIRTDGGNGADDASGDSCSPNTCTCGEKTQDETTADQPVATDGAGVANVDEMGELGDLEFTEPAEDVSQDVYDDSPDTRVGIPDGVDLDTPEYSIRSQMNDIETPDEKTWFMELDEAVIDEDRCIQCGTCVAACPSDSIGIGDDGEPELVKMCTGCSLCWDFCPRGGMRYERQWKITGGDDNVKGAGDPITEFSAKVEDDWTDEAQDGGVVTGVLSTLLEEGEIDGALVATESEEQEWKAESYLATTTEELVANAGTVYNQTMALGNLDLEQWEHKLPDKSWDELSIAIVGTPCEIEGIRALQDFEWDYQAQNEGIRAVDYTIALMCTKNFNYHSLMGEQLEEQRGISPSEIGKMDVLNGKMMVYDHEGEMIVEEDIENFHDAALKGCDECADFTGFCSDITVGSVGSSDEYSSVIIRTDQGMKAWEMTEPNLDYHDLEDKSAVGKLQGWDKKKAFESLDRPFDPDAPRFIEYTDHAENYGTALNPHDQGH
- a CDS encoding ferredoxin--nitrite reductase; translated protein: MNTVEQHKQEKHPLDVVDDVYDYAEEDLSFDEIEARAGGGEWERLKWAGMYAQKQEGYFMIRTKVPGGKLTPEQAEVIGEVTDDLAVAPEEYGGEEQNELWGDAYLDITTRQDIQKHWIRVEDVPEMWERYDEVGLTTVQGCGDSARNVLGCPAAGLDDHECFNAQPVIEAVSDFFTENREYANLPRKFKITITGCAHDCAQSQINDVGLVPAKKEIDGEYLYGFHARVGGGLSDGPRMGSELDVFINPEDTVEFCRAVAQTFKELGDRNNRGVCRMRYLVEQMGPEKFEEAVRDRCTLDLPTGGENLTVGYQGDHVGVHNQKQDGLNYVGFNVIAGRMGGDEFAAAARAAEKYGTEDASVRLATDQNFLITHIPEENVDDLLAEPFAQEYSPDPGPFSRGAVGCTGNEFCNYAIIETKKRTKRWARQLDDRIDVPDDIEAIRMHMSGCSASCAQPQIADIGFRGETVKLEDENSTNAEGDNIVEGMDFGLGGSLGADNEFLDWVESAVPADSVIPALEQLFDAYSADRADGEKFYEWCRGIDNERLRQIMQGADAPVARGVAHGD
- the ftsY gene encoding signal recognition particle-docking protein FtsY, which codes for MFDNLKDKLGSFRKDAEEAAEENVEEVDEEDLEAVDQDAAPAESTDAEATDTTPETADAETAETAAPASAAVEPDTKGAPDARSEPGETTESATADAAESAGQEPATDSDPDFLESNDSASLESDDSDSVSDEPVPDEEPADTAAIDEGEEAAEDEEEADDDEEDDADDGERTGFGARARSLITGSSDDSEPESDETAPDDKPADEATPAGESADTATVDEEPADSAVIGEESADAAAVDEEPAVEEDEEAETTDNGGTGFGSKAKSLVKGKFVIEEEDLEGPLHELEMALLSSDVEMGVAEEILDNIRDELVGETRTFTTSTGEVVEEALYNAIYDVISVGQFDFDERIAVEDKPVTIIFTGVNGVGKTTSIAKMSRYFEERGYSSVMANGDTYRAGANEQIQEHADALDTKCISHEQGGDPAAVLYDAVEYAEANDIDVVLGDTAGRLHTDEGLMDQLEKIGRVVDPDMTLFVDEAVAGQDAVNRGREFNEAAEIDGAILTKADADSNGGAAISVAHVTGKPILFLGVGQGYDDLERFDPDEMVDRLLADDE
- the pfdA gene encoding prefoldin subunit alpha → MSQQQLQQLSQELQEIEEQIESLRTNVEAVQQEKTEADEAIEALDTLETDSTVQMPLGGGAYLRTTIEDIDEVIVDLGADYAAEFEEGDAVDALENKKEHLDDQIDDLNEEIAELETESDELEQQAQQLQQQAMQQQMQGQGMEGMGQGQPDE
- the rpl18a gene encoding 50S ribosomal protein L18Ae, with product MSQFTVSGRFKSRDGFAEFETTIDAENENVAREHTYTQLGSQHGLKRSEIELEEVSQ
- a CDS encoding ASCH domain-containing protein, which encodes MSERDPSELLPSERMQTQALEGEVTQIHRGHQYADEGDTFTIDGTTFEVTDVRERTLGELTDEDARAEGMDDLEGYRRMLERAHENFEWDDDSDVVLHRFERQ
- a CDS encoding translation initiation factor IF-6, which codes for MQRLAFAGSAYVGVFARATDSCVLVRHDVDDDVAADLTDELEVPVIQTTVGGSSTVGALATGNENGLLVSARVLEYERELLEEEVDVPVAELPGSINAAGNVVLANDYGAYVHPDLPREAIQIVKDTLEVPVERGDLAGVRTVGTAAVATNTGVLCHPKATDEELDILEDALDVRADVGTVNYGAPLVGSGLIANEAGYVVGKDTTGPELGRIEDALGYLD